Proteins from a single region of Merismopedia glauca CCAP 1448/3:
- a CDS encoding type II toxin-antitoxin system VapC family toxin, which yields MTLWILDTDCVSLFLEGNQQIGKEAAAKFPDVGITIVTVQEIFNGWVGRINDPSQAHQLVSLYTKLWRATEFFKRVTIFNFNETSQIYHANLLAENKLLAKKRLEKDTRIAAIVLANNGIMVTRNRKDFSLIPSLQIEDWTC from the coding sequence ATGACTCTGTGGATTTTAGATACTGACTGTGTTTCTTTGTTTCTCGAAGGTAATCAACAGATCGGCAAAGAAGCCGCCGCTAAATTTCCTGATGTAGGAATTACAATCGTTACTGTTCAGGAAATATTCAATGGTTGGGTAGGTCGAATTAATGACCCATCACAGGCACACCAATTAGTATCGCTTTACACTAAACTCTGGCGGGCTACTGAATTTTTCAAAAGAGTTACCATCTTCAACTTTAATGAAACTAGTCAAATTTATCATGCTAATTTATTAGCTGAAAATAAATTGTTAGCGAAGAAGCGATTAGAAAAAGATACAAGAATTGCGGCGATTGTACTGGCAAATAATGGGATCATGGTAACTCGCAATCGTAAAGATTTTTCGCTGATTCCTAGTTTGCAAATAGAAGACTGGACGTGTTGA